In Bacteroidota bacterium, a single genomic region encodes these proteins:
- a CDS encoding GLPGLI family protein yields the protein MNTQKLIGIKNRAKLIQLCCFLFSLASPTLAQTSGRIEYAEKVKLVLHVEGNAEEDMVNSLPKEHISQKELLFNSSASLYQGNKQKPSNKDSEAIEGDGAHVMIKMKEPDDKVFCDLINKLKTEQRDFMSRIFLVESNLSSLQWKLSGEQKMILNYPCQEALLKDSSKTVRVWFTPSLPISSGPNGYGNLPGIILEADLDNGKVNIVATKIELKEIDNALLKKPKDGKKVTKEAFEKIKAEKRKEMEEENGGNGNVIIKIRK from the coding sequence ATGAACACACAAAAATTAATTGGAATAAAAAACAGAGCAAAGCTAATTCAATTATGTTGCTTCCTTTTCTCACTTGCTAGTCCAACATTAGCACAAACTTCAGGCCGAATTGAATACGCTGAAAAAGTAAAATTGGTTTTACATGTAGAAGGCAATGCAGAGGAAGATATGGTGAATTCGCTCCCTAAGGAACACATTTCACAAAAAGAATTACTCTTTAACTCAAGTGCTTCCCTCTATCAAGGCAACAAGCAAAAACCATCGAACAAAGATTCAGAAGCTATTGAAGGAGACGGAGCGCACGTGATGATTAAAATGAAGGAGCCGGATGATAAAGTATTTTGCGATTTAATCAACAAGCTAAAAACGGAACAAAGAGATTTTATGTCGCGCATATTTTTAGTGGAGAGCAATTTATCGAGCCTTCAATGGAAATTGAGTGGGGAACAAAAAATGATTTTAAATTATCCTTGTCAGGAAGCGCTCCTAAAAGATAGTAGCAAAACAGTGCGTGTATGGTTCACGCCATCTCTTCCTATTTCGAGCGGCCCCAATGGGTATGGCAATTTGCCCGGAATTATTCTGGAAGCTGATTTGGACAATGGCAAAGTTAACATCGTTGCAACAAAAATTGAACTCAAGGAAATTGATAATGCGTTGTTAAAAAAACCAAAAGATGGAAAAAAAGTTACAAAAGAAGCATTCGAGAAAATTAAAGCAGAGAAAAGAAAAGAGATGGAGGAAGAAAATGGAGGGAACGGCAACGTAATCATTAAAATCAGAAAATAG